In Deinococcus puniceus, one genomic interval encodes:
- a CDS encoding 2-isopropylmalate synthase — protein MTQQTPIIQPPTIQPIRIFDTTLRDGEQSPGVALNHTQKLEIAHQLARLGVDVIEAGFPIASPGDLEGVSRIAREVRGPIIAGLARANRADIEAAAKAVELAERPRIHTFIATSPIHMAKKLNMEPGAVVERAIEAVRLARTFVDDVEFSAEDATRSEWPFLAHIFKATVEAGATTINVPDTVGYTTPEEMRALFAFLKGELPDHVILSAHCHDDLGMAVANSIAAAQGGARQIECTINGIGERAGNAALEEIVMAFHTRKDHYGFETAIRTREIYRASRMVSRLSGMPVQPNKGVVGDNAFAHESGIHQDGVIKARETYEIMNAELVGREAAVLVMGKHSGRAAFRKALTDLGYDVAEDRIKEMFARFKDLADRKGQIYADDLRALVDSRTDIPQTFVLEKFQITSGTDMQPLAYVRVTTPDGPREATSSGDGAVEAIFHALNKVTGIAPELEVYRVQAVTKGTEALGEVSVNTRYGEISIHGTGVAPDVVEASARAWLRVINQIVAGMGKSRQISQTTV, from the coding sequence ATGACCCAGCAGACCCCCATCATCCAGCCCCCTACCATCCAGCCCATCCGCATTTTCGATACCACCCTGCGCGACGGCGAGCAGAGTCCCGGCGTGGCGCTGAACCACACCCAAAAGCTGGAAATTGCCCACCAACTGGCGCGGCTGGGCGTAGACGTGATCGAGGCGGGCTTTCCGATTGCCAGCCCCGGCGACTTAGAGGGCGTAAGCCGCATTGCTCGCGAGGTGCGGGGGCCAATTATTGCGGGGCTGGCACGGGCCAACCGGGCCGACATCGAGGCCGCCGCCAAAGCTGTGGAACTGGCCGAGCGCCCCCGAATTCATACCTTTATTGCCACCAGTCCCATTCATATGGCAAAGAAATTGAATATGGAACCGGGCGCGGTAGTCGAGCGGGCCATCGAAGCGGTTCGGCTGGCCCGCACCTTCGTCGACGATGTGGAATTTAGCGCCGAAGATGCCACCCGCTCCGAGTGGCCCTTTTTGGCCCACATCTTCAAGGCCACTGTAGAGGCGGGCGCAACTACTATCAATGTGCCCGACACGGTGGGCTACACGACCCCCGAAGAAATGCGGGCGCTGTTCGCCTTCCTGAAGGGCGAATTGCCGGATCATGTGATCTTGTCGGCGCACTGCCACGACGACCTAGGCATGGCCGTCGCCAACTCGATTGCGGCGGCACAGGGCGGGGCACGCCAGATCGAATGCACCATCAACGGGATTGGCGAGCGGGCGGGCAACGCGGCGCTGGAAGAAATTGTGATGGCCTTTCACACCCGCAAGGATCATTACGGCTTTGAAACGGCCATTCGTACCCGCGAGATTTACCGTGCCAGCCGGATGGTCAGCCGCCTGAGCGGGATGCCGGTGCAGCCCAATAAGGGCGTGGTGGGCGACAATGCTTTTGCCCACGAATCGGGCATTCACCAAGACGGCGTGATCAAGGCCCGCGAAACCTACGAAATTATGAACGCCGAACTGGTGGGCCGCGAAGCCGCCGTATTGGTGATGGGCAAGCACTCGGGCCGCGCCGCCTTCCGCAAAGCCCTGACCGATTTGGGCTACGACGTGGCCGAAGACCGCATCAAGGAAATGTTCGCCCGTTTCAAGGACTTGGCAGACCGCAAAGGCCAGATCTACGCCGACGATTTGCGGGCCTTGGTCGACAGCCGCACCGATATTCCCCAGACCTTCGTGCTGGAAAAATTCCAGATCACCAGCGGCACCGATATGCAGCCCCTCGCCTACGTGCGTGTGACCACACCCGACGGCCCCCGCGAGGCTACCAGCAGCGGTGACGGCGCAGTGGAAGCCATCTTCCATGCGTTGAACAAGGTCACGGGCATTGCGCCCGAACTGGAGGTTTACCGCGTGCAGGCCGTGACCAAAGGCACCGAGGCGCTGGGAGAAGTCAGCGTGAACACCCGCTACGGCGAGATCAGTATTCACGGCACAGGCGTCGCGCCCGACGTGGTGGAAGCCAGTGCCCGTGCGTGGCTGCGCGTGATCAATCAGATCGTGGCGGGCATGGGCAAGAGCCGCCAGATCAGTCAGACGACGGTGTAG
- a CDS encoding DUF11 domain-containing protein, with amino-acid sequence MIRSLGLLAALLLWSQASAQQAFAMRYSNPSTNGDIVLIGNVNYYCTIDRALATATQASRCASARAVQPGNLTNTVTNNQVYLVNSDTDNDPSTSNSSSATLNLTSGSSVLFAGLYWSGSSSSAPNRRSVSFGVPGQAVSPLVATNVARIGNTYQSFVDVTALVQAGDNGAYTVANINSTQGAGTWANWTLVVAFKNSALPVRNLSVFDGLQSASDPSFPLDITVSGFLTPSIGAVNSTVGVVAYDGDRGAAEGIGTGGSLQFGANSGALSPVFNAANPVNDVFNSTISALGTEVTAGRTPTFANTLGLDIDTFAPNTPLPNASTSAVVRVTGSSGDVIYPGIITLATDIFIPNLKDGLTKTVRDVNGGRVLPGDQLEYELVVKNQGNDGAVNVMLTDVLPPNTSFVPGSLSLTGANAGTKTNAVGDDQAEYDSAGNRVVFRLGTGATALAGGLLLPGDEARVRFRVQVNAGTPGGTAINNTGNVTYRQQTLGNTITDASDGNPTLTGDQPATVIVSGPDLTLTKTHTGNFAAGQPGSFTLQASNAVGWAGSSGTVTVTDTLPAGMIAQSINGAGWTCTLSPLRCTRSDSLSAGTVFPDITLTVVAANAGNYTNTATIGGGGEEASAAGNNSASDAVTVVPVRPVVTLTKTVRNITQASATGTNVAGSPGDLLEYCVNFGNTGGAAPNFVLKDALPAETLPKVDGYGTGLGLRLTLNNVVTDLTSATDADRGELTGQNMKLGLGTLDAGSTGRICMQANIR; translated from the coding sequence ATGATCCGAAGCCTGGGCCTCTTGGCCGCCCTATTGCTCTGGTCACAGGCGAGTGCCCAGCAGGCGTTTGCCATGCGCTACAGCAATCCATCGACCAACGGCGACATCGTGCTGATCGGCAACGTGAATTACTACTGCACCATCGACAGAGCGTTGGCGACCGCCACGCAGGCCAGCAGATGCGCCAGCGCCCGCGCCGTGCAGCCGGGGAATCTGACCAATACCGTCACCAACAATCAGGTGTATCTGGTCAACAGCGACACCGACAATGACCCTTCCACCAGCAATTCCAGCTCCGCCACCCTCAACCTGACCTCTGGCAGCAGCGTGCTGTTTGCAGGGTTGTACTGGAGCGGCAGTTCAAGTAGCGCCCCAAATCGCCGCAGCGTGTCTTTTGGTGTGCCGGGGCAGGCAGTCAGCCCTCTAGTGGCAACAAACGTGGCTAGAATAGGCAACACCTACCAGTCGTTTGTGGATGTGACGGCCCTAGTGCAGGCCGGGGATAACGGAGCCTACACCGTCGCCAACATCAACAGCACGCAGGGCGCGGGCACATGGGCCAACTGGACATTGGTGGTGGCGTTCAAAAACAGCGCCCTCCCCGTGCGAAATCTGTCGGTCTTCGATGGGCTGCAAAGCGCTTCAGATCCAAGTTTTCCCTTAGACATCACCGTCAGCGGCTTTTTGACCCCCAGTATCGGAGCCGTGAACAGCACGGTGGGCGTGGTGGCCTACGACGGAGACCGGGGAGCCGCCGAGGGAATCGGAACTGGGGGCAGCCTGCAGTTCGGGGCCAACAGCGGCGCACTTAGTCCGGTGTTCAATGCCGCCAACCCTGTCAACGACGTATTCAACTCCACTATTTCGGCGCTAGGCACAGAAGTGACGGCAGGCCGCACTCCTACCTTTGCCAATACACTGGGGCTGGATATAGATACGTTTGCCCCCAATACGCCGCTGCCCAACGCCAGCACGTCGGCAGTGGTGCGCGTCACCGGAAGCTCGGGCGACGTGATCTATCCGGGCATCATCACCCTCGCCACCGATATTTTCATTCCCAACCTCAAGGATGGTCTGACCAAAACAGTGAGGGACGTGAACGGCGGGCGCGTGCTGCCCGGAGACCAATTGGAATACGAGCTGGTCGTCAAAAATCAGGGCAACGACGGCGCAGTAAATGTGATGCTGACCGATGTGCTGCCCCCCAATACCAGCTTCGTGCCGGGTTCACTGAGCCTGACCGGAGCCAACGCGGGAACCAAAACAAACGCGGTTGGGGACGATCAGGCGGAATACGACAGCGCGGGCAACCGGGTGGTGTTCCGGCTGGGCACGGGCGCAACAGCTTTGGCGGGCGGCCTGCTTCTTCCCGGCGACGAGGCGCGGGTGCGCTTCCGGGTGCAGGTGAACGCGGGCACTCCCGGCGGCACAGCGATCAACAATACGGGTAACGTGACCTACCGCCAGCAAACATTGGGGAATACCATCACCGACGCCAGCGACGGCAATCCCACCCTAACGGGCGACCAACCTGCCACCGTCATCGTCAGCGGCCCCGACCTCACGCTGACCAAAACGCACACGGGTAATTTTGCGGCGGGGCAACCGGGAAGCTTCACGTTGCAGGCCTCCAACGCGGTGGGCTGGGCGGGCAGTTCGGGCACAGTTACGGTCACCGACACCCTGCCCGCCGGAATGATCGCCCAGAGCATCAACGGGGCGGGCTGGACATGCACCCTCTCGCCCCTGCGCTGCACCCGTTCCGACAGCCTCAGCGCAGGCACGGTGTTTCCCGATATCACCCTGACGGTGGTGGCGGCCAATGCAGGCAACTACACCAATACCGCAACAATCGGCGGGGGCGGTGAAGAAGCCAGCGCGGCGGGCAACAACAGCGCCAGCGACGCCGTGACGGTGGTTCCGGTGCGCCCGGTGGTGACCCTGACCAAAACGGTACGCAACATCACGCAGGCCAGCGCCACAGGCACAAACGTGGCAGGCTCGCCCGGTGACCTGTTGGAATACTGCGTCAACTTTGGCAACACGGGCGGCGCGGCCCCCAACTTCGTGTTGAAGGACGCCCTGCCCGCCGAAACCCTGCCCAAAGTGGACGGCTACGGCACTGGCCTTGGCCTGCGTCTCACTCTCAACAATGTCGTCACCGACCTGACTTCGGCCACCGACGCAGACCGGGGCGAGTTGACGGGACAGAACATGAAACTAGGCCTAGGCACGTTGGATGCGGGCAGCACGGGCCGAATTTGCATGCAGGCGAATATCCGCTGA
- the ilvC gene encoding ketol-acid reductoisomerase: MAATMFYDRDVSLDSIQDKLIAIIGYGSQAHAHAQNLRDSGLNVVVGLREGSSSKAKAEQAGLKVVSIEEATKTADVVMLLIPDENQPKTYAESIEPHLTAGKALAFGHGFNVHFGRIKPPADVDVYLVAPKGPGHMLRRVYADGAGMPGIFAVQQDASGKAREIALAYARGIGCTRAGVLETTFKEETETDLFGEQSVLCGGVTHLIQAGFETLVEAGYQPEIAYFETLHEVKLIVDLIYEKGFEGMRHSISNTAEFGDYVTGPRIITDETKATMKEVLTDIQTGKFAERFIADAEGGFPYMNEQRSKMRDHKLETVGKELRDMMPFISKKALEV, from the coding sequence ATGGCTGCAACGATGTTCTATGACCGCGACGTGTCTCTCGACTCCATCCAAGACAAGCTGATTGCGATTATCGGCTACGGCTCTCAGGCGCACGCCCACGCGCAGAACCTGCGTGACAGCGGCTTGAACGTAGTGGTCGGCCTGCGCGAAGGCTCCAGCAGCAAAGCCAAAGCCGAGCAGGCGGGCTTGAAAGTAGTCAGCATCGAGGAAGCCACCAAAACGGCAGATGTGGTCATGCTGCTCATTCCCGACGAGAACCAGCCCAAAACCTACGCCGAAAGCATCGAGCCGCACCTGACCGCAGGCAAGGCGCTGGCCTTCGGACACGGTTTCAACGTGCATTTCGGACGCATCAAGCCGCCCGCCGATGTGGACGTGTACCTCGTGGCCCCCAAAGGCCCCGGCCACATGCTGCGCCGCGTGTACGCCGACGGCGCGGGCATGCCCGGTATTTTTGCCGTGCAGCAGGACGCCAGCGGAAAAGCCCGCGAGATTGCGCTGGCCTACGCACGCGGCATCGGCTGTACCCGTGCGGGCGTGCTGGAAACCACCTTCAAGGAAGAAACCGAAACCGACCTCTTTGGTGAGCAGAGCGTGCTGTGCGGCGGGGTGACCCACCTGATTCAGGCCGGATTCGAGACTTTGGTGGAAGCGGGCTATCAGCCCGAAATCGCCTACTTCGAAACCCTGCACGAAGTTAAACTGATCGTGGATTTGATCTACGAGAAGGGCTTTGAAGGCATGCGCCACAGCATCAGCAACACCGCCGAGTTTGGTGACTACGTGACTGGGCCGCGCATTATTACGGACGAAACCAAGGCCACCATGAAAGAGGTGCTGACCGACATTCAGACTGGAAAATTCGCCGAGCGGTTTATTGCCGACGCCGAGGGTGGTTTCCCGTACATGAACGAGCAGCGCAGCAAAATGCGCGACCACAAACTGGAAACCGTGGGCAAGGAACTGCGCGACATGATGCCCTTCATCAGCAAGAAGGCGTTGGAAGTTTAA
- the ilvN gene encoding acetolactate synthase small subunit, with the protein MSDYTMTEQPKDHLVSALVRDEPRVLTRITALFGRRGYNIRSLSVGATEHPGLSRMTFVVTGDRGVVEQAMRQLEKLHDVVRIIDHSLEKFVDRELVLVKVAISPDSRVEVRQIAEDFRSRIVDVGRHALTFEVTGDEGKITAFIEQMRPFGILETMRTGRIALTRGSNADIPSHVYHDGETETLRPAVESVEPREERARDVPNLF; encoded by the coding sequence ATGAGCGACTACACGATGACCGAGCAGCCCAAAGACCACCTCGTTTCGGCGTTGGTGCGCGACGAACCCCGCGTGCTGACCCGTATCACGGCCCTATTTGGGCGGCGCGGCTACAACATTCGCAGCCTTAGCGTGGGCGCAACCGAGCATCCCGGCCTCTCCCGCATGACTTTTGTCGTTACCGGAGACCGGGGCGTGGTGGAACAAGCCATGCGCCAACTGGAAAAATTGCATGACGTGGTGCGGATCATCGACCACAGCTTGGAGAAGTTTGTAGACCGCGAACTGGTGCTGGTGAAAGTGGCGATTTCGCCCGACAGCCGCGTAGAAGTGCGCCAGATCGCCGAGGATTTCCGCAGCCGAATCGTGGATGTGGGCCGCCACGCCCTGACCTTTGAAGTGACGGGCGACGAGGGCAAGATCACCGCTTTTATCGAGCAGATGCGCCCGTTTGGGATTCTGGAAACCATGCGAACGGGCCGAATTGCCCTGACACGCGGCAGCAACGCCGACATTCCCAGCCACGTGTACCATGATGGAGAAACTGAAACGCTGCGCCCAGCGGTGGAAAGTGTGGAGCCGAGGGAAGAGCGGGCGCGGGATGTGCCGAATTTGTTCTGA
- the ilvB gene encoding biosynthetic-type acetolactate synthase large subunit — protein sequence MTGAKALWATLANHGISTVFGYPGGAIMPVYDALTFYPEVRHVLARHEQGAIHAAEGWAKATGEIGVCIATSGPGATNLVTGLADAMLDSVPLLAITGNVARHLMGTDAFQEADITGITLPITKHNYVVRDVEELPRVIAEAIRIARSGRPGPVLVDIPKDVQLAAYAGEVAYPHARPEHPAPKPEAIAKARELLLAAKKPVIMAGGGSLDASAEITALARAWDIPVITTLMGLGAFPSSDPLWLGMPGMHGSVAANRAISEADVLLGIGLRFDDRVTGRVNGFAPNAAIIHVELDAAEIGKIVRVGVPVRGDAVVAAKMLTESAQKLDLPEWRAQIAEWKSRTVTPTEWGAGFAVKSVVDRLRPDDILSSDVGQHQMLAAQLARFEKPRRWINSGGLGTMGFGFPAAIGAGMAEPGVTSIVIAGDGGFQMTLQELATLKMYDIRNVKICIINNSYLGMVRQWQELFHEKRYSEVWLGDSNPDFVKLAEAYDVPGYRASNAEELPGMIDAWLADPKSALLEIVVPHEHGVFPMVPAGAALYEMIETEPPRKQPAPDLSAEMAEAAEGAKNA from the coding sequence ATGACGGGCGCGAAAGCACTCTGGGCGACACTCGCCAATCACGGCATCAGCACGGTGTTCGGCTATCCGGGCGGCGCGATTATGCCCGTGTACGACGCACTCACGTTTTACCCGGAGGTGCGGCATGTGTTGGCCCGCCACGAGCAGGGCGCGATTCATGCCGCCGAAGGCTGGGCCAAAGCCACCGGGGAAATCGGCGTGTGTATCGCCACATCCGGCCCCGGCGCGACCAACCTAGTGACCGGACTGGCCGACGCCATGCTGGACAGCGTGCCTCTGCTGGCGATCACGGGCAACGTGGCGCGGCACCTGATGGGCACCGACGCTTTTCAGGAAGCCGACATCACGGGGATTACGCTGCCCATTACCAAGCATAACTACGTGGTGCGCGATGTGGAGGAACTGCCCCGTGTGATTGCCGAGGCCATCCGCATTGCGCGGAGCGGCAGACCCGGCCCCGTGCTGGTCGACATTCCCAAGGATGTGCAGTTGGCAGCGTATGCGGGCGAAGTGGCCTACCCGCACGCCCGCCCCGAGCATCCCGCGCCCAAGCCCGAAGCGATTGCCAAAGCCCGCGAACTGCTGCTGGCCGCCAAAAAACCCGTGATCATGGCGGGCGGCGGCTCGCTGGACGCCAGCGCTGAAATTACGGCATTGGCCCGCGCTTGGGATATTCCCGTGATTACTACGCTGATGGGCCTCGGCGCGTTTCCGTCCTCTGACCCGTTGTGGCTGGGCATGCCCGGAATGCACGGCAGCGTCGCCGCCAACCGCGCCATCAGTGAAGCCGACGTGCTGCTGGGCATTGGCCTGCGCTTCGATGACCGCGTGACGGGCCGCGTGAACGGGTTTGCGCCCAACGCCGCGATTATTCATGTGGAATTGGACGCCGCCGAAATTGGCAAAATTGTGCGTGTAGGCGTGCCGGTGCGCGGAGACGCGGTGGTGGCCGCCAAGATGCTGACCGAGAGCGCACAGAAACTTGACTTGCCGGAGTGGCGGGCGCAGATAGCGGAATGGAAGAGCCGCACCGTCACGCCCACCGAGTGGGGCGCTGGATTTGCCGTGAAATCGGTGGTAGACCGCCTGCGCCCCGACGACATTCTGAGCAGCGACGTGGGGCAACACCAAATGCTGGCCGCGCAACTGGCCCGCTTTGAAAAACCGCGCCGTTGGATCAATTCGGGCGGACTGGGCACGATGGGCTTCGGATTCCCGGCGGCCATCGGCGCGGGCATGGCCGAACCCGGCGTAACCAGTATTGTCATTGCGGGCGACGGCGGATTCCAGATGACCTTGCAGGAACTGGCGACGCTCAAGATGTACGACATCCGCAACGTCAAAATCTGCATCATCAACAATTCTTACTTGGGCATGGTGCGCCAGTGGCAAGAACTGTTCCACGAAAAGAGGTACAGCGAGGTCTGGCTAGGCGACTCTAACCCCGACTTTGTAAAACTGGCCGAAGCCTACGATGTCCCCGGCTACCGCGCCTCTAACGCCGAGGAGTTGCCCGGCATGATCGACGCTTGGCTGGCAGACCCCAAATCGGCCCTGCTGGAAATCGTGGTGCCGCACGAACACGGCGTCTTCCCGATGGTTCCGGCGGGCGCGGCACTGTACGAGATGATCGAAACCGAGCCGCCCCGCAAACAGCCCGCGCCTGACCTGTCGGCGGAAATGGCCGAAGCTGCCGAGGGAGCCAAAAACGCATGA
- a CDS encoding DEAD/DEAH box helicase, whose protein sequence is MNFDQLIAPELAARLAERGITEASPIQAETLPHTLAGKDLIGRARTGTGKTLAYALPIIMKLDASRERGRVPRAIIVAPTRELAKQVAEEFSKTGGDLVTVTVYGGAAYAPQENALRRGVDIVVGTPGRLIDHLERGNLDLSGVEFAVLDEADEMLSVGFADAIETILQRTPPTRLTQLFSATLTDDIRRIARQYLREPVLVDLVGEGKSQVAQTVEHLKVKVGRSRTRVLADLLTVYNPEKAIVFTRTKREADELAMELIHRGLEAEALHGDLAQSQRERALGNFRNGRAGVLVATDVAARGLDIPEVDLVVQYHLPQDPDSYVHRSGRTGRAGRTGTAIVMYGDRDGRDMNGLERVTGVRFIERPLPTPKEVQSASAKASADLVRHVDPAAAITFQAEAERLFSELGLEALARALAKISGVSEPVKAASLLSGEEGLTTIILHAERMSVPRAVAVIAQNCDADTRRLGRVRQWRGGAVADVPSEYVAKLLAASPLGGEVTVEVAQELPELFEAPSREGRQGGYQGGNRSNRDEGGYRGRGQSGGYQGGGQGRSQSGSSQGGYQGGGRSQSSGGYQGGGRSQGGNGGGQGGYQQRGAQGGRPREDFADREFVPSGR, encoded by the coding sequence ATGAACTTTGATCAATTGATCGCGCCCGAACTTGCGGCGCGCCTCGCTGAACGTGGCATTACCGAAGCTAGCCCTATTCAGGCAGAAACCCTGCCCCATACCCTCGCTGGCAAAGACCTGATTGGCCGCGCCCGCACCGGTACCGGCAAAACGCTGGCCTACGCGCTGCCCATCATCATGAAGCTGGACGCCAGCCGTGAGCGTGGCCGCGTGCCCCGCGCCATCATCGTGGCCCCCACCCGCGAACTGGCCAAGCAAGTGGCCGAAGAATTCAGCAAGACCGGCGGCGACCTCGTGACCGTGACGGTGTACGGCGGCGCAGCTTACGCGCCCCAAGAAAACGCTCTGCGCCGTGGCGTGGACATCGTGGTGGGCACTCCTGGCCGCCTGATCGACCACCTCGAGCGCGGCAACCTCGACCTGAGCGGCGTTGAATTTGCCGTGCTGGACGAAGCCGACGAGATGCTCAGCGTGGGCTTTGCCGACGCCATCGAAACCATCTTGCAGCGCACCCCTCCCACTCGCCTGACCCAGCTCTTCAGCGCCACCCTGACCGACGACATCCGCCGGATTGCCCGTCAGTACCTGCGTGAGCCTGTGCTGGTTGACCTCGTGGGCGAAGGCAAGAGCCAGGTGGCCCAGACCGTCGAGCACCTGAAAGTCAAAGTGGGCCGCAGCCGCACCCGCGTGCTGGCCGACCTGCTGACCGTCTACAACCCCGAAAAAGCCATCGTGTTTACCCGCACCAAGCGCGAAGCCGATGAACTGGCGATGGAACTGATCCACCGTGGACTGGAAGCCGAAGCCCTGCACGGCGACCTCGCCCAGAGCCAGCGTGAACGCGCCCTCGGCAACTTCCGCAACGGACGCGCTGGCGTACTCGTCGCCACCGACGTGGCTGCCCGTGGCCTCGACATTCCCGAAGTGGACTTGGTGGTTCAGTACCACCTGCCCCAAGACCCCGACAGCTACGTGCACCGTTCGGGACGCACGGGCCGCGCTGGACGCACCGGCACCGCTATCGTGATGTACGGTGACCGCGACGGACGCGACATGAACGGTCTGGAGCGCGTGACGGGCGTGCGTTTTATCGAGCGCCCCCTGCCGACCCCCAAAGAAGTGCAGTCTGCGAGTGCCAAGGCTTCTGCCGACCTCGTGCGTCACGTCGATCCTGCCGCTGCCATCACCTTCCAAGCCGAAGCCGAGCGCCTGTTCAGCGAGCTGGGCCTTGAAGCCTTGGCCCGTGCGCTGGCCAAGATCAGCGGCGTCAGCGAGCCTGTGAAGGCCGCCAGCCTGCTCAGCGGTGAAGAAGGCCTGACCACCATCATCTTGCACGCCGAGCGCATGAGCGTTCCCCGCGCAGTGGCCGTCATTGCCCAGAACTGCGACGCCGATACGCGCCGCTTGGGCCGTGTGCGTCAGTGGCGCGGCGGTGCTGTGGCCGACGTGCCCAGCGAGTACGTCGCCAAGTTGCTGGCAGCCAGCCCTCTCGGCGGAGAAGTCACCGTCGAAGTGGCGCAGGAACTCCCCGAACTGTTCGAAGCCCCCAGCCGTGAAGGACGTCAGGGCGGCTATCAGGGCGGCAACCGCAGCAACCGCGACGAAGGCGGCTACCGTGGACGCGGCCAGAGCGGCGGCTACCAAGGTGGCGGTCAGGGACGCAGCCAGAGCGGCAGCAGCCAAGGCGGGTATCAGGGCGGCGGGCGCAGCCAGAGCAGCGGCGGCTACCAAGGCGGCGGACGCAGCCAAGGTGGAAACGGCGGCGGACAAGGCGGCTACCAGCAGCGCGGCGCACAGGGCGGACGCCCCCGCGAGGACTTCGCAGACCGCGAATTCGTTCCTTCCGGACGCTAA